Proteins found in one Pelmatolapia mariae isolate MD_Pm_ZW linkage group LG7, Pm_UMD_F_2, whole genome shotgun sequence genomic segment:
- the wnt2 gene encoding protein Wnt-2, with the protein MHLLPSGICFYLSVAICWLTAEIDASWWYMGTLGSQVMCDNIPGLVNKQRQLCRQYPKVMQAIGAGMKDWISECQYQFRNHRWNCNTTARDHNLFGRLLLRSSREVAFVYAISSAGVVYTLAQACSQGELDSCSCDPTKKGSSQDAKGSFNWGGCSDHVEHAIRFSQAFVDAKERKERDARALMNLHNNRAGRKAVKRFMTLECKCHGVSGSCSVRTCWMAMADFRRTGDHLRKRYNGAVQVAVNQYGTGFTAAHTHFKRPSKNDLVYLEDSPDYCIRDHESGSMGTGGRVCNRTSRGVDGCEVMCCGRGYDTSRVSRTTKCECKFQWCCAVHCRDCHQQVDVHTCKGQT; encoded by the exons ATGCACTTATTGCCAAGCggaatatgtttttatttatctgtaGCAATCTGCTGGCTCACAGCTGAGATCGATGCGTCCTGGTg GTACATGGGCACCCTGGGCTCCCAGGTGATGTGCGACAACATCCCTGGACTGGTGAATAAGCAGCGCCAGCTGTGCCGCCAGTACCCCAAAGTGATGCAGGCCATCGGAGCTGGAATGAAGGACTGGATCTCAGAGTGCCAGTACCAGTTCCGCAACCACCGCTGGAACTGCAACACCACAGCCAGGGACCACAATCTGTTTGGACGTCTGCTGCTACGCA GTAGCCGTGAGGTGGCCTTTGTCTACGCTATCTCCTCAGCTGGAGTGGTTTACACACTGGCCCAAGCCTGCAGCCAAGGTGAGCTGGATTCCTGCTCCTGTGATCCCACCAAGAAGGGCTCATCACAGGATGCCAAAGGCTCCTTCAACTGGGGAGGCTGTAGTGACCATGTGGAGCATGCCATACGCTTCAGCCAAGCCTTCGTGGATGCCaaggagaggaaggagagggATGCCCGTGCACTCATGAACCTGCACAACAACAGAGCTGGCAGGAAG GCTGTGAAGCGCTTCATGACACTGGAGTGTAAATGTCATGGTGTCAGTGGGTCATGTAGCGTCAGGACCTGCTGGATGGCCATGGCTGACTTCCGCCGCACAGGTGACCATCTACGGAAAAGGTACAACGGTGCCGTGCAGGTTGCAGTGAATCAGTATGGCACTGGCTTTACGGCCgctcacacacacttcaaaCGTCCCAGCAAGAATGACCTCGTCTACTTGGAGGACTCACCAGACTACTGCATACGGGACCACGAGTCAG GGTCGATGGGGACAGGAGGGCGGGTCTGCAACCGGACATCCCGAGGTGTAGATGGCTGTGAAGTGATGTGCTGTGGCCGTGGCTACGACACGTCTCGCGTCAGCCGCACAACCAAGTGTGAGTGCAAGTTCCAGTGGTGCTGTGCAGTCCACTGCCGTGACTGCCACCAGCAGGTCGACGTGCACACCTGTAAGGGCCAGACGTGA
- the LOC134631108 gene encoding suppressor of tumorigenicity 7 protein homolog isoform X1 — MFGTESSLSMFLNTLTPKFYVALTGTSSLISGLILIFEWWYFRKYGTSFIEQVSVSHLRPLLGGVDSSSPSNSNASNGEADSSRQSVSECKVWRNPLNLFRGAEYNRYTWVTGREPLTYYDMNLSAQDHQTFFTCDSDHLRPADAIMQKAWRERNPQARISAAHEALELEDCATAYILLAEEEATTIMEAERLFKQALKAGEGCYRRSQQLQHHGTQYEAQHRRDTNVLVYIKRRLAMCSRKLGRTREAVKMMRDLMKEFPLLSMFNIHENLLESLLELQNYADVQAVLAKYDDISLPKSATICYTAALLKARAVSDKFSPEAASRRGLSTAEMNAVEAIHRAVEFNPHVPKYLLEMKSLILPPEHILKRGDSEAIAYAFFHLQHWKRVEGALNLLHCTWEGTFRMIPYPLEKGHLFYPYPICTETADRELLPTVFHEVSVYPKKELPFFILFTAGLCSFTAMLALLTHQFPELMGVFAKAFLSTLFAPLNFIMEKVESILPSSLWHQLTRI, encoded by the exons TAAGCATGTTTCTCAACACCCTGACGCCCAAGTTCTACGTGGCCCTGACAGGTACTTCCTCCCTCATATCAGGACTCATATTG atCTTTGAGTGGTGGTATTTCAGAAAATATGGGACCTCCTTCATAGAGCAGGTGTCTGTGAGCCACCTGCGCCCCCTGCTGGGAGGAGTGGACAGCAGCTCTCCCAGTAACTCAAACGCCAGTAATGGGGAGGCTGACTCCAGTCGGCAAAGTGTGTCTG AATGTAAAGTATGGAGAAATCCACTGAATTTATTCCGCGGAGCTGAATATAATCG GTATACTTGGGTAACAGGTCGAGAGCCGCTGACATATTATGACATGAACCTGTCAGCACAAGATCATCAAACCTTCTTCACCTGTGACTCAGACCACCTCCGGCCTGCTGATGCCA TCATGCAGAAGGCGTGGAGAGAAAGGAACCCACAGGCTCGCATCTCTGCAGCACATGAAGCTCTGGAGCTTGAAGA CTGTGCAACGGCATACATCTTGCTGGCAGAGGAGGAGGCCACCACCATCATGGAGGCTGAGCGGTTATTTAAACAGGCGCTAAAAGCTGGAGAGGGCTGCTACCGCCGCAGCCAACAGCTCCAACATCATGGTACACAATATGAAGCCCAGCACA GAAGAGACACCAATGTGTTGGTGTATATAAAGAGGAGGCTGGCCATGTGCTCCAGAAAGCTCGGCCGAACAAGAGAAGCAGTTAAAATGATGAGAGAT TTAATGAAGGAGTTCCCTCTCCTCAGTATGTTCAACATCCACGAAAACCTGCTGGAGTCGCTACTAGAGCTCCAGAACTACGCCGACGTCCAGGCCGTTCTGGCCAAGTATGACG ATATTAGCTTACCTAAATCTGCAACAATATGCTACACAGCAGCCTTGCTCAAAGCCAGGGCGGTATCGGACAA GTTCTCTCCAGAGGCCGCATCCAGGAGAGGGCTGAGCACAGCAGAGATGAACGCAGTAGAAGCCATCCACAGAGCGGTCGAGTTCAATCCTCATGTCCCCAAA TACCTGCTTGAGATGAAGAGTCTGATTCTTCCTCCAGAACACATTCTGAAAAGAGGCGACAGCGAGGCCATTGCCTACGCCTTCTTCCACCTACAGcactggaaaagggtggagggGGCACTCAACCTTCTGCACTGCACCTGGGAGGGCA ctTTCAGAATGATCCCATATCCTCTGGAGAAGGGTCACCTGTTCTATCCTTACCCCATCTGTACAGAGACGGCAGACAGAGAGCTGCTACCCA CAGTGTTTCACGAGGTGTCGGTCTACCCGAAGAAGGAGCTGCCCTTCTTCATCCTCTTCACAGCTGGTCTCTGCTCCTTCACTGCCATGCTGGCTCTGCTCACACACCAGTTCCCTGAACTTATGGGAGTGTTTGCTAAAGCT TTCCTCAGCACGCTGTTTGCTCCTCTGAACTTTATAATGGAGAAGGTGGAAAGCATCCTGCCATCCAGCCTCTGGCACCAGCTCACCCGCATCTGA
- the LOC134631108 gene encoding suppressor of tumorigenicity 7 protein homolog isoform X3, protein MFLNTLTPKFYVALTGTSSLISGLILIFEWWYFRKYGTSFIEQVSVSHLRPLLGGVDSSSPSNSNASNGEADSSRQSVSECKVWRNPLNLFRGAEYNRYTWVTGREPLTYYDMNLSAQDHQTFFTCDSDHLRPADAIMQKAWRERNPQARISAAHEALELEDCATAYILLAEEEATTIMEAERLFKQALKAGEGCYRRSQQLQHHGTQYEAQHRRDTNVLVYIKRRLAMCSRKLGRTREAVKMMRDLMKEFPLLSMFNIHENLLESLLELQNYADVQAVLAKYDDISLPKSATICYTAALLKARAVSDKFSPEAASRRGLSTAEMNAVEAIHRAVEFNPHVPKYLLEMKSLILPPEHILKRGDSEAIAYAFFHLQHWKRVEGALNLLHCTWEGTFRMIPYPLEKGHLFYPYPICTETADRELLPTVFHEVSVYPKKELPFFILFTAGLCSFTAMLALLTHQFPELMGVFAKAFLSTLFAPLNFIMEKVESILPSSLWHQLTRI, encoded by the exons ATGTTTCTCAACACCCTGACGCCCAAGTTCTACGTGGCCCTGACAGGTACTTCCTCCCTCATATCAGGACTCATATTG atCTTTGAGTGGTGGTATTTCAGAAAATATGGGACCTCCTTCATAGAGCAGGTGTCTGTGAGCCACCTGCGCCCCCTGCTGGGAGGAGTGGACAGCAGCTCTCCCAGTAACTCAAACGCCAGTAATGGGGAGGCTGACTCCAGTCGGCAAAGTGTGTCTG AATGTAAAGTATGGAGAAATCCACTGAATTTATTCCGCGGAGCTGAATATAATCG GTATACTTGGGTAACAGGTCGAGAGCCGCTGACATATTATGACATGAACCTGTCAGCACAAGATCATCAAACCTTCTTCACCTGTGACTCAGACCACCTCCGGCCTGCTGATGCCA TCATGCAGAAGGCGTGGAGAGAAAGGAACCCACAGGCTCGCATCTCTGCAGCACATGAAGCTCTGGAGCTTGAAGA CTGTGCAACGGCATACATCTTGCTGGCAGAGGAGGAGGCCACCACCATCATGGAGGCTGAGCGGTTATTTAAACAGGCGCTAAAAGCTGGAGAGGGCTGCTACCGCCGCAGCCAACAGCTCCAACATCATGGTACACAATATGAAGCCCAGCACA GAAGAGACACCAATGTGTTGGTGTATATAAAGAGGAGGCTGGCCATGTGCTCCAGAAAGCTCGGCCGAACAAGAGAAGCAGTTAAAATGATGAGAGAT TTAATGAAGGAGTTCCCTCTCCTCAGTATGTTCAACATCCACGAAAACCTGCTGGAGTCGCTACTAGAGCTCCAGAACTACGCCGACGTCCAGGCCGTTCTGGCCAAGTATGACG ATATTAGCTTACCTAAATCTGCAACAATATGCTACACAGCAGCCTTGCTCAAAGCCAGGGCGGTATCGGACAA GTTCTCTCCAGAGGCCGCATCCAGGAGAGGGCTGAGCACAGCAGAGATGAACGCAGTAGAAGCCATCCACAGAGCGGTCGAGTTCAATCCTCATGTCCCCAAA TACCTGCTTGAGATGAAGAGTCTGATTCTTCCTCCAGAACACATTCTGAAAAGAGGCGACAGCGAGGCCATTGCCTACGCCTTCTTCCACCTACAGcactggaaaagggtggagggGGCACTCAACCTTCTGCACTGCACCTGGGAGGGCA ctTTCAGAATGATCCCATATCCTCTGGAGAAGGGTCACCTGTTCTATCCTTACCCCATCTGTACAGAGACGGCAGACAGAGAGCTGCTACCCA CAGTGTTTCACGAGGTGTCGGTCTACCCGAAGAAGGAGCTGCCCTTCTTCATCCTCTTCACAGCTGGTCTCTGCTCCTTCACTGCCATGCTGGCTCTGCTCACACACCAGTTCCCTGAACTTATGGGAGTGTTTGCTAAAGCT TTCCTCAGCACGCTGTTTGCTCCTCTGAACTTTATAATGGAGAAGGTGGAAAGCATCCTGCCATCCAGCCTCTGGCACCAGCTCACCCGCATCTGA
- the LOC134631108 gene encoding suppressor of tumorigenicity 7 protein homolog isoform X2, with product MFGTESSLSMFLNTLTPKFYVALTGTSSLISGLILIFEWWYFRKYGTSFIEQVSVSHLRPLLGGVDSSSPSNSNASNGEADSSRQSVSECKVWRNPLNLFRGAEYNRYTWVTGREPLTYYDMNLSAQDHQTFFTCDSDHLRPADAIMQKAWRERNPQARISAAHEALELEDCATAYILLAEEEATTIMEAERLFKQALKAGEGCYRRSQQLQHHGTQYEAQHRRDTNVLVYIKRRLAMCSRKLGRTREAVKMMRDLMKEFPLLSMFNIHENLLESLLELQNYADVQAVLAKYDDISLPKSATICYTAALLKARAVSDKFSPEAASRRGLSTAEMNAVEAIHRAVEFNPHVPKYLLEMKSLILPPEHILKRGDSEAIAYAFFHLQHWKRVEGALNLLHCTWEGTFRMIPYPLEKGHLFYPYPICTETADRELLPMFHEVSVYPKKELPFFILFTAGLCSFTAMLALLTHQFPELMGVFAKAFLSTLFAPLNFIMEKVESILPSSLWHQLTRI from the exons TAAGCATGTTTCTCAACACCCTGACGCCCAAGTTCTACGTGGCCCTGACAGGTACTTCCTCCCTCATATCAGGACTCATATTG atCTTTGAGTGGTGGTATTTCAGAAAATATGGGACCTCCTTCATAGAGCAGGTGTCTGTGAGCCACCTGCGCCCCCTGCTGGGAGGAGTGGACAGCAGCTCTCCCAGTAACTCAAACGCCAGTAATGGGGAGGCTGACTCCAGTCGGCAAAGTGTGTCTG AATGTAAAGTATGGAGAAATCCACTGAATTTATTCCGCGGAGCTGAATATAATCG GTATACTTGGGTAACAGGTCGAGAGCCGCTGACATATTATGACATGAACCTGTCAGCACAAGATCATCAAACCTTCTTCACCTGTGACTCAGACCACCTCCGGCCTGCTGATGCCA TCATGCAGAAGGCGTGGAGAGAAAGGAACCCACAGGCTCGCATCTCTGCAGCACATGAAGCTCTGGAGCTTGAAGA CTGTGCAACGGCATACATCTTGCTGGCAGAGGAGGAGGCCACCACCATCATGGAGGCTGAGCGGTTATTTAAACAGGCGCTAAAAGCTGGAGAGGGCTGCTACCGCCGCAGCCAACAGCTCCAACATCATGGTACACAATATGAAGCCCAGCACA GAAGAGACACCAATGTGTTGGTGTATATAAAGAGGAGGCTGGCCATGTGCTCCAGAAAGCTCGGCCGAACAAGAGAAGCAGTTAAAATGATGAGAGAT TTAATGAAGGAGTTCCCTCTCCTCAGTATGTTCAACATCCACGAAAACCTGCTGGAGTCGCTACTAGAGCTCCAGAACTACGCCGACGTCCAGGCCGTTCTGGCCAAGTATGACG ATATTAGCTTACCTAAATCTGCAACAATATGCTACACAGCAGCCTTGCTCAAAGCCAGGGCGGTATCGGACAA GTTCTCTCCAGAGGCCGCATCCAGGAGAGGGCTGAGCACAGCAGAGATGAACGCAGTAGAAGCCATCCACAGAGCGGTCGAGTTCAATCCTCATGTCCCCAAA TACCTGCTTGAGATGAAGAGTCTGATTCTTCCTCCAGAACACATTCTGAAAAGAGGCGACAGCGAGGCCATTGCCTACGCCTTCTTCCACCTACAGcactggaaaagggtggagggGGCACTCAACCTTCTGCACTGCACCTGGGAGGGCA ctTTCAGAATGATCCCATATCCTCTGGAGAAGGGTCACCTGTTCTATCCTTACCCCATCTGTACAGAGACGGCAGACAGAGAGCTGCTACCCA TGTTTCACGAGGTGTCGGTCTACCCGAAGAAGGAGCTGCCCTTCTTCATCCTCTTCACAGCTGGTCTCTGCTCCTTCACTGCCATGCTGGCTCTGCTCACACACCAGTTCCCTGAACTTATGGGAGTGTTTGCTAAAGCT TTCCTCAGCACGCTGTTTGCTCCTCTGAACTTTATAATGGAGAAGGTGGAAAGCATCCTGCCATCCAGCCTCTGGCACCAGCTCACCCGCATCTGA